The genomic interval AGAGTGGagaaaaaaaggggaaaatagGTGAAAAGCATAAGGCATGGAGATgccaccattattattatttgaaaacaTAAGGAAAGCAAAGAAAAACCCTGAAACGGTATGCGAAAACCAAAAGTTCAAGCTCAGAAGTACAATAGCGCATAGGGAAGGTGATTGATTAACCATCTTTGTGATGCTTAGCCAACCAACACCCTTAATATTGATACTCATTCACATAACGGTTATTGCAATGATGTATATGTACCTTCAAAAGAAAAGGAACGAAAGATAAAAGAGAGACCCTTTTTGGTCCTCTTATGTTGATATCATTGTCTAAGCACTCCAACATAGCTTTGAATATTACTTTAAATAAGGATTGACCTCAAATTCCTAATTCTAAAGAAAacatgatgataatgatgatgaatGGATGACGAAAACAATTGGTTTTGAAAACGTTAGACTTGTACTGCTGACTTGAAAACCAAAGTTTAAGAGAAGGGGGCACCATACTTGTATATATTAGCAGTCCTTCAATGAAAAGAGTGAAAATAAGGAGTTTTGGAAGAGGGAGtttgagttgaataatttggttaaatgaaatgcatgagtttTAGAAAAAACTAGGGCTTTATCATCGCCTAGTTAAATTCAAGAAAATCACTGgagaaaacatatattttttgagcatatatttttttaaaagtttctaACACTAGACAAACAAACAAGCATGATTCATTTGATCCAACTCTATTGGTTGGAACCATAATTCTTCTTAATCATACCATTTTTGAATGTTAGAAACCCCTACCATGCCTAGGAATAAGTGGAAGAAGATACCATACAGTAAAGTTTTTCACTTATCTCATTGgaactcaaaaatagattttaagAACTAAGGGACAAAAACtcatattttgggatttttcacattttttttttcatttttttttaaagatttttaataatgacaaaagACAATTCACACTAAAATACCCTCAATATTACTTGAAGCGCACACTCATTACTATacattatatgtatatatgccaATCAACTAGCATATACATTCATAAATGCATGCACACATGTGTTTACAGACTCATATAtgtatacacacatacacacttATAAGCATAAATACCCACACACCCTATATTATTTATGCACATACGACATATATGCACATACATGCATTAATATATTTATACAACAAATATTTTACATAAtgctaaatatataaaaatttatttaatagataTTACCTATACATATACCATGTATTAAATGcacccacatatatatatatatatatatatatttgtaaaagTATAACATAAAGGTTTGTACTATATATCTATAGTGATCCTCTCCTTCATGGACCTACATATGCggagagctttgtgcaccaggttGTTCCTCACATAGATTATATACATTAATATATAGACACACAAATATAAAATGCATACATGCATTTAAATACCTATACATgcacataataatatatataataagagtatatatatgcatacacaATAAGacaatatacatatattgtaaatacATGTaccaaataatatatatatatatatatatattaaataatgtaTAAATGCATATATACATTATACATATACTTATATACTTACATATAGATAGTAATATATATTAATTAcgtaaatacacacacacacacacacacacacacacacacacacacacacacacacacacacacatatatatatatatacaaatatacacaaccactcatacatacatataaataacATTAATATTTGCATGAATTCatttatacataataataacatacatatattaatATTTACATAAATACATATTCATACATATAATATACCATACCCATACATATAATACTCATGTACACTTCTTTACATAAAAACCCTACatacataattaaataaataataccaTACATATATTGATATTTACATGCATGAATACATATATTCATACACATACATGTATATAATATACTACACACATTCCTACAACAtacacataaatacatatatacacatatattcatgACATACCTCAAAATATCTTCATAGCTTCATTTAAAAGGAGGGACGGTTTCAATTCCACCATTAAACCTCCTAACATAACCGACTGGTGAAATTTATTATACACATTGACGAGAGGGATGGTTACAAAATCGTATTCAAAACCTCTACATAAATGCCCATAAAACCTCTGTAACTTCCACAAGTACAATAATGCCCATTAATGTCGGATTGATGGAGGGTTAACCTCCGCCACTATAAAAAGGGGACTTGGAGAAGAGGTAAGTATCTCATTCATATCTACGTCTTTCTACTGTTGCAATTCATAAGCCTCTTAtagtcccttacttaggcatcgaagtgatccctcggagtacaccccgggtcctccaagccatccTTATTTTGTAtctttcaggtggtcgtgatccaGGGACAATTACCCGAAGATCGTTCAATTTTCAGGTAGCAATAGTTGGCACCatctgtgggaacttcttgagagattttttttttcaatcctcGATCATGACTACATTACACAATTCAAAGTCATAACTTGTTGTGGGCAACCAATCACACCAATCCATACATTCCGCACTAGTTGACAATTCCGGTGTGACGATTGGTGAATTCCTTGCATTCTAGAAAaggatggaggacatgttcaTTATGATCCTATTGCAAGAAAAAAAGGATCATAAGGAACTTGTCCCCCACCCTAACTAACCAACTAAAACCTGAGTCACACGGAAAGGTTGTAGTTTTGCCGGAGATCATTGGTAAGGCTTCTGATCTAGCGAAGAAGGTTGAAGATGCGAATAGTGTGGGAATCTATGAACAATGATCACATGAACTAgatgaaaaattcaaaagaattaaTCAATTGGAGAAAATGATGAAGAAAGCACGCAGTAACCATCCTCATGGGAGTCCTTAGTCAAATCTTCAAATCCACCTTTCACTAAAGAGGTAATGGATGTTCCCCTACCTAGCAAGTTTAAAATGCCAAGTGTGGAAGGATACCATGGTTTTTCCAATCCTGTTGATCATCTAGACACCTTTAAAATTCTGATACAACTACAAGGTGCACCATATGCAATAATGTGCCAACCATTTGCAGCCACTTTAAAAGGGAATTATAGGGCATGGTATCAAACCTTGAAGCTTCGTTCTATCATATCTTTTTTCGAGATGGAGCAACAGTTCACCGGGCACTTCATCAATAGCCGGAGGATAGCGAAAACTTTGGCTCATCTAATGATCCTTATTCAAGGAGAAAGGGAAATTTTAAAGAAATTCATGCACCGTTTCATCAATGCAACCCTGGAGATTCGAAACTTGGATCATGGAGTAGTAGTAGAAGCCTTGACAACTGCTCTCCAGCTAGGGGATTTCTTGAATTCATTGGGAAAGAAGCCCTTAACCAATATGTGAGAGCTAATGGTGTGAACTCAGAAGTACATCAACCTAGAAGAGGGGATGGAACCGAGGAGAAGCCGAATCGACCTAAAAAGGAAAGGCTTGAAAGATACAGAAGAAACAACTAGAGTAGGGAAAAGACAAGAGAGCAGCAAACCACCAAGCAGCTCAAGGAAGTTAGGACCTGCACCTAAGTTCCAGTCTTATACTCCCTTGAACGTCTCCCGAGAAAATGTCTTGATGCACATAAAGGAAAGAGGTTATGTTTTGTGGCTAGAGCCTATGTGCGCACCATCATATAAATGAAACACATCCAAATTCTATAAGTTTCACAAGGATCATGAGGCATGATACAGAGGAATGCATCCACCTAGAGAACAAAATTGAGGTCTTAATAAGAAAGGGATACTTATCGAGGTTCGTGAAAAGAGGTGGCCGTCGAGCAGAAGCTCGTGATCATAAAAAACTAGAGGATGAGCAGAAGAAAGATCAGATTGTAAGAGAGATCGCTATGATCTTTGGGGGACCAACTAGCGGATGAGATAGCAGAGATGCCTGGAAGAGGTATGCAAAACAAATGCTCTTGATAGAAGAACATAAGCAAAATCATAAAAAAAGTGTCATTACTCGTTGCCAATTATAGGGTAAGGAGGCTATTGATTGATAACAGAAGTTCAATCGACATAATCTTTTGTTCAGTGCTACAGGAGATGAAGATTGGAAGAGAGCGTTTGAATTGTTTTAAGCATGTAAAAAATAAGACTAAACCCAGCCAAATGTGTATTTGGTGTGTCTGCAGggaagtttttagggtttatgttaaCCCACAAGAGAATAGAAGCTAACCTTGATAAGATACAAGCCTTGATGGAGATCCAGGCTCCTCAGATGAAAAAGGAAGTCTAAGTGTTAACAGGGGGAATTGCTTTACTAAGCAAGTTTGTCTCCTATTAGAGAGATAAGTGATTGTCGTTTgttgatgaattacaaaatgtgGGAAGGTTTTAATTGGGAGAAAAGCAGGGTAAATCCTTCGAATAGGTCAAGCAATATCTCAATTCTCCACCTCTTTTGACAAAGGCAAGAACTAGAGAAGATCTATACTTGTACTAGGCTTCTACTTGATATGCGGTAAGTGCAGCCCTAATCTAGGATGAGTGTAGGTAGCACAAGCCCATATATTATATACTAGAAAGGTGTTGCATGGAGCAGAGATTAActatacaataataaaaaaaggcTACTTTCATAATCATTTATGTAGCCAGAAGGTTAAGATCCTACTTTCAGGCACACAAGGTGATTGTGCTAACCAACATACCACTAAGGAAAATCCTTTAGCAGTCAGAGACCTCAGGAAGGATGGTGAAGTGGTTGGTTGAATTGGGAGATTTTGATATCCATTACAAGCCAAGACCAACAATTAAAGTCCAATTCTTAAAGGATTTTGTGGTTGAGCAAGCCCGTGAAAATTCAGAGGAGCCAAAATTTTGGATACTACATGTGGACGGGTCATCAAACGGGGCAAGAGGAGATGCAAGATTAATCTTTACAACCCCAGATGGTTTTGAAGTGCAGTACACATTGCAGTTGGAGTTTGCAATGACCAATAATGATGCGGAGTATAAAGCCTTACTGGCAGGGATGTGACTCTCAATGTTCCTCGAAGTAAAAAGGCTTCGAGTCTCGAGCAATTCCTAGCTTGTGGTTAAGTAGTTAAAGGGTGAATTTAAATCCAGAGATGAAAAATGAAGAGATGTCTACAAAAATCACAAGAGTATATCAAGGCATTCTTTGAAGTTACAATCGAGCACATTCCCCAAGCGGCAAATGCAAAAGCTTATGCAGTGGCAAAGCTGGCTTCAGCTTCAAAACCAGATTGGGAGAATGTTGTTTACTTGGAGTGAATAAAGAAGACAACCTACGAGGAGACTCGAGTCAACGTAGTAACAAGGATGAAGAAGATTGTAGGGCCATCCTGAGACTGTACCTTCAGGATGGGTCTTTACCTAAAAACATCTCTGAAGATAAGTAGGAAGGCAGCCAGGTATACATGTAGCAACCCAAAACATAGGAATAATCagaaaatataggaaaataaggaatttggtttggtgtagtcgacggtttggtgggggagcagaaaactgtcgatggttttgttaTTATCGCAGCAcggttaagggtaaaatggtgaaaaggtttggttaaaatCCAAACCGTTAACGGTTTTCGTCGATGGTTTTGCTTGGCAGACGCTTATATGTAAGGTCCCGCAAGCCATttcatataaataaaataaaatctctctttctctctcttattttTGCGGCTCTCACTCCTTTCCTCGATTTCTCACCTGATTTCTACCTGAATCAGCTGATAAATGTCATTTCGGGATCCCGATGGCGATTCTCTGTAATTTAACTGGAGTAATTTTGTACATCTGGAATTTCaggaaccactccaaaaccaaggtaaagaggtgattttttaaaagtttagctAGTTATTGGTAATGTGTGGGCCTAGGTATGTTGAATGACTGTCATTTtggggttaagttgattgaattagggttcatGGATACATGCTTTGTGCGGGCTCCACAGGCATAGTATTGGATTCCCTACAAGCATAGTTCTAGGAAACtagtaaggggatagattatgttatGTATTTTCAAAAAGTTTACCgtttaaaatatagtatttgatttagaaattgtatatatgaattaatgtaaGTTTTTGGGAAATCTGATGTTTGAACGGAGAAAACCCTGGAAAcaaatttattgttattttttagaaaatataatctTCCCAGATTGTCAGCACATTATAGGATaacactcacttgtgtggcatgagtataaatattttactgcGGATATTAACATGTTAGGTTATTTTATGGTTACACAGAACAAGCATGTTTTTATAacgaatttttagaaaatctataaacagtacaga from Malania oleifera isolate guangnan ecotype guangnan chromosome 9, ASM2987363v1, whole genome shotgun sequence carries:
- the LOC131163468 gene encoding uncharacterized protein LOC131163468, producing MDVPLPSKFKMPSVEGYHGFSNPVDHLDTFKILIQLQGAPYAIMCQPFAATLKGNYRAWYQTLKLRSIISFFEMEQQFTGHFINSRRIAKTLAHLMILIQGEREILKKFMHRFINATLEIRNLDHGVVVEALTTALQLGDFLNSLGKKPLTNM